From the genome of Fusobacterium varium, one region includes:
- a CDS encoding Outer membrane protein transport protein (OMPP1/FadL/TodX): protein MKKKLGILALTAVLGTGAYGASIDHIQTYTPEYLGNQAQNGMINNVSVYYNPAGLMQLERGTYFHGGMQIAFGTEEMKYKGKKYEADLFQPIPNFALYSVRDERAIFWTFGAIGGGGDLEYKDGVAGIAVVPDILAGLNITGAKDMGSSAEGTNMYVQNTLGRAWMINDKLSMSIAARAVVGMRNLKGDLNVSTPSIGELHAKIDSERTAWGFGGQIGFNYKASDRLNLALRYDSRVKMNFKASGSEKKLL, encoded by the coding sequence ATGAAAAAAAAATTAGGTATACTTGCACTTACTGCTGTATTAGGAACAGGAGCTTATGGTGCATCAATCGACCATATTCAGACTTACACCCCTGAATATTTAGGTAACCAAGCACAAAACGGTATGATAAATAATGTTTCAGTTTATTATAACCCTGCTGGACTTATGCAATTAGAAAGAGGGACATATTTTCATGGTGGAATGCAGATTGCATTTGGTACTGAAGAAATGAAATATAAAGGAAAAAAATATGAGGCTGATTTATTCCAACCTATTCCAAACTTTGCACTATATAGTGTAAGAGATGAGAGAGCTATATTCTGGACATTTGGTGCAATAGGTGGAGGTGGAGATCTTGAGTATAAAGATGGAGTTGCAGGAATAGCTGTAGTTCCTGATATTTTAGCAGGACTTAATATAACTGGCGCTAAAGATATGGGATCTTCTGCTGAAGGTACTAATATGTATGTACAAAATACTTTAGGAAGAGCATGGATGATTAATGATAAACTTTCTATGTCAATAGCTGCAAGAGCTGTAGTAGGAATGAGAAATCTTAAAGGAGATCTAAATGTCAGTACTCCTTCTATTGGAGAACTCCATGCCAAAATAGATTCTGAAAGAACTGCCTGGGGATTTGGAGGACAGATTGGATTTAACTATAAAGCTTCTGACAGATTAAATCTGGCTCTGAGATACGATTCAAGAGTTAAAATGAATTTTAAAGCTTCTGGCAGTGAAAAAAAGCTTCTATAA
- the fbp_1 gene encoding Fructose-1,6-bisphosphatase class 3, producing the protein MILEEFDLNPKISHIVNGHVPVKVKKGESPIKANGKLYIIDGGFSRAYQPETGIAGYTLIYNSYGLKLVSHAPFESTEKAIKEGKDIISSSRIVNTSQNRIRVKDTDIGKELQNQINDLKKLLNAYRKGIIKSNDE; encoded by the coding sequence ATGATATTGGAAGAATTTGATTTAAATCCTAAAATTTCACATATAGTAAACGGACATGTTCCTGTAAAGGTAAAGAAAGGTGAATCCCCAATAAAAGCAAATGGAAAACTCTACATAATAGATGGTGGCTTTTCAAGAGCTTATCAACCTGAAACTGGTATTGCAGGATATACTCTAATATATAATTCTTATGGATTAAAATTAGTTTCTCATGCTCCTTTTGAATCTACAGAAAAAGCTATAAAAGAAGGAAAAGATATAATTTCTTCCAGCCGTATAGTTAATACTAGTCAAAATAGAATAAGAGTTAAAGATACAGATATAGGTAAGGAATTACAAAATCAAATTAATGATTTAAAAAAACTGCTGAATGCCTATAGAAAAGGAATAATAAAAAGTAATGATGAATAA
- the fbp_2 gene encoding Fructose-1,6-bisphosphatase class 3, whose product MDLAEKICREAYFNRANSAKDKLNCDYVWYMWCGKDSPMFGKDSMKTFERYFIEDKTTHTEKKITTILSIMKKQLVI is encoded by the coding sequence TTGGACCTTGCTGAAAAAATATGCAGAGAAGCATATTTCAATAGAGCTAACAGTGCAAAAGATAAATTAAACTGTGACTATGTTTGGTATATGTGGTGTGGTAAAGACTCACCTATGTTTGGTAAGGACTCTATGAAAACTTTTGAGAGATATTTTATAGAAGATAAAACTACTCATACTGAGAAAAAAATCACTACTATACTTTCTATAATGAAGAAGCAACTTGTGATATGA
- the fbp_3 gene encoding Fructose-1,6-bisphosphatase class 3 — protein sequence MSGLEKEIAEQEKKYLTLLSTKFKNIGETATEIINLQAIMNLPKGTEHFLTDIHGEYEAFNHVLKNGSGAVRQKIDEVFGDNLNTFEKKELATVIYYPKEKIEFLAKELKNMDKWYKTIIYRLIEICSVVSSKYTSSKVRKAMPKDFSYIIQEIIYERKELRNKREYIANIIDTIISIGRAKEFVIAISNLIQRLIIDRLHIVGDIYDRGPSPHLIMDTLIDYHNVDIQWGNHDILWMGAGLGSKACIANVIRICARYGNNDILEDGYGINLLPLAAFAMEKYADDPCEYFKIKTNKNTPLKAQIHKAITVIQMKIEGNVIERNPEFEMEHRNLFRKTDFKKGTVIIDGVEYELRDKNFPTVDVDNPLKLTPEESEIMENLRLAFLRSEKLQRHIRFLFAKGSIYLRCNSNLLYHACIPLTEDGKLKRLM from the coding sequence ATGAGTGGATTAGAAAAAGAAATAGCAGAACAAGAAAAAAAATATTTGACTCTTCTTTCTACTAAATTTAAAAATATTGGAGAAACTGCTACTGAAATAATCAACCTACAGGCAATCATGAATCTTCCTAAAGGGACAGAGCATTTTCTTACTGATATTCATGGAGAATATGAAGCTTTTAACCATGTGTTGAAAAATGGATCTGGTGCAGTAAGACAAAAAATAGATGAGGTGTTCGGGGATAACCTGAACACCTTTGAAAAAAAAGAACTGGCCACTGTTATATATTATCCTAAAGAAAAGATAGAATTTCTTGCAAAAGAGCTTAAAAATATGGATAAATGGTACAAAACTATTATTTATCGTTTAATTGAAATATGCAGTGTTGTTTCTTCAAAATATACAAGTTCAAAAGTAAGAAAAGCTATGCCTAAAGATTTTTCATATATCATTCAAGAAATAATATATGAAAGAAAAGAATTAAGAAATAAAAGAGAATATATAGCTAATATAATAGATACTATCATTTCAATAGGGAGAGCTAAAGAATTTGTAATAGCTATTTCCAATCTGATTCAAAGACTTATAATAGATAGACTCCACATAGTTGGAGATATATATGATAGAGGACCTAGTCCCCACCTTATAATGGATACTCTTATTGATTATCACAATGTAGATATTCAATGGGGAAATCATGATATTCTTTGGATGGGTGCAGGTCTTGGAAGCAAGGCTTGCATTGCCAATGTCATAAGAATATGTGCAAGATATGGGAATAATGATATTTTAGAAGATGGCTATGGAATAAACCTTCTTCCTCTTGCAGCTTTTGCTATGGAAAAATATGCTGATGACCCTTGTGAGTATTTTAAAATAAAAACAAATAAAAATACTCCATTAAAAGCTCAAATACATAAAGCTATTACTGTCATACAAATGAAAATAGAAGGAAACGTAATTGAAAGAAATCCAGAGTTTGAAATGGAACATAGAAACCTGTTTAGAAAAACTGATTTTAAAAAAGGAACTGTCATAATAGATGGAGTAGAATATGAACTGAGAGATAAAAATTTTCCTACTGTAGATGTGGATAATCCTTTAAAATTGACTCCTGAAGAAAGTGAAATCATGGAAAATCTAAGACTTGCTTTTCTTAGAAGTGAAAAATTACAAAGACATATTAGATTTCTTTTTGCTAAAGGAAGTATATATTTAAGATGTAATTCCAATCTACTCTATCATGCTTGTATTCCTTTAACTGAAGATGGTAAATTAAAGAGGTTAATGTAA
- the ppdK_1 gene encoding Pyruvate, phosphate dikinase translates to MAVNAIFNSWENDRAILYRKINGIDDSMGTAVVIQEMVFGNLNEISGTGVAFSRNPSNGEKEVFGEYLLKAQGEDIVAGIRTPEPISKLKEQLPEIYDQFIKLAKVLEDHNKDMQDIEFTIENGKLYLLQTRNGKRSPYAAVKIAVDMVKEGILTKEEAIMKVDPNVLPQLLHGDFDPEATKTAVLLGKGLPGSAGVAIGRVMFASERVETRALSILVREETSPEDIKGISLAQGIVTVKGGATSHGAVVARGMGKCCVTGCGDIQINDIKREMYIGGHTVKEGDFISISGYTGEIFLGKVKLTEPKFDDNLKEFVSWCKEIKRMGVRMNADTPADAFLGKGFGAEGIGLCRTEHMFFQKDKIWTIRGMIMSDNPEERAEALKKMLEMQREDFYNIFKIVGDEIVIVRLLDPPLHEFLPKEPKDKEKMAEILNLPLIEIERRIRNMKDENPMLGHRGCRLAVTYPEIYNTQARAIIEAAIQCEKEGIKVKPEIMIPLIIGVGELKFIKGNIKAEIDKVFEEQGMKIEYKIGTMMETPRACLLADEIAGEAEFFSFGTNDLTQTTMGLSRDDSVKFMDEYHEHGIFKLEPFASIDVRGVGKLVKLGVDLGKKANPELEIGICGEHGGDPKSINFFEETGLDYVSCSPFRVLVAIVAAAQSYIKNKK, encoded by the coding sequence ATGGCTGTAAATGCTATATTTAATTCTTGGGAAAATGACAGAGCAATCCTTTACAGAAAAATAAATGGTATAGATGATTCTATGGGTACTGCTGTTGTAATTCAAGAAATGGTATTTGGTAACCTTAATGAAATATCTGGTACAGGTGTTGCTTTCTCTAGAAATCCATCTAATGGAGAAAAGGAAGTCTTTGGAGAATATCTGTTAAAAGCTCAAGGAGAAGATATCGTTGCTGGAATAAGAACACCTGAGCCTATATCTAAATTGAAAGAACAACTTCCTGAAATATATGATCAATTTATTAAGCTTGCTAAAGTTCTAGAAGATCATAATAAAGATATGCAGGATATTGAATTTACTATTGAAAATGGTAAACTATATCTTCTTCAAACAAGAAATGGTAAAAGAAGCCCTTATGCAGCTGTAAAAATTGCTGTTGATATGGTTAAAGAAGGAATTCTTACTAAAGAAGAAGCTATTATGAAAGTTGATCCTAATGTATTACCTCAATTACTTCATGGAGATTTTGATCCTGAAGCTACTAAAACTGCTGTCCTTCTTGGAAAAGGACTTCCTGGATCAGCTGGAGTCGCAATAGGAAGAGTAATGTTTGCTTCTGAAAGAGTTGAAACTAGAGCACTTTCTATTCTTGTAAGAGAAGAAACTTCACCTGAAGATATTAAAGGTATCAGTCTTGCTCAAGGAATTGTAACTGTAAAAGGTGGAGCTACATCTCATGGTGCTGTTGTTGCAAGAGGAATGGGTAAATGTTGTGTTACTGGTTGTGGAGATATTCAAATTAATGATATAAAAAGAGAAATGTATATTGGTGGACATACAGTTAAAGAGGGAGATTTTATATCTATAAGTGGATATACTGGTGAAATTTTCTTAGGTAAAGTAAAACTTACTGAACCAAAATTTGATGATAATCTTAAAGAATTTGTTTCTTGGTGTAAAGAAATAAAAAGAATGGGTGTAAGAATGAATGCTGATACTCCTGCTGATGCTTTCTTAGGAAAAGGTTTTGGAGCAGAAGGAATTGGACTTTGCAGAACTGAACACATGTTCTTCCAAAAAGATAAAATATGGACTATCAGAGGAATGATTATGAGTGATAATCCAGAAGAAAGAGCTGAGGCTTTGAAAAAAATGCTTGAAATGCAAAGAGAAGACTTTTATAACATTTTCAAAATAGTTGGAGATGAAATAGTTATTGTTAGACTTCTTGATCCTCCTTTACATGAATTCTTACCAAAAGAGCCAAAAGATAAAGAAAAAATGGCTGAAATATTAAATCTTCCTCTAATAGAAATTGAGAGAAGAATAAGAAATATGAAAGATGAGAACCCAATGTTAGGACACAGAGGATGTAGACTTGCTGTTACTTATCCTGAAATTTACAATACTCAAGCTAGAGCAATAATTGAAGCTGCTATTCAATGTGAGAAAGAGGGAATAAAAGTTAAACCAGAAATTATGATTCCTCTTATTATTGGTGTTGGTGAGCTGAAATTCATCAAAGGTAATATTAAAGCTGAAATAGATAAAGTTTTTGAAGAACAAGGTATGAAAATAGAATATAAAATAGGAACAATGATGGAAACTCCAAGAGCTTGCCTTCTTGCAGATGAAATAGCTGGTGAAGCTGAATTCTTCTCATTTGGAACTAATGACCTTACTCAAACTACAATGGGACTTTCTAGAGATGACTCTGTTAAGTTCATGGACGAATATCATGAACATGGAATTTTTAAACTTGAACCATTTGCTTCTATAGATGTAAGAGGAGTTGGAAAACTTGTTAAACTTGGTGTTGACTTGGGTAAAAAAGCTAACCCTGAGCTTGAAATAGGTATATGTGGAGAGCATGGTGGAGATCCTAAGAGTATTAATTTCTTTGAAGAAACTGGACTTGACTATGTAAGCTGTTCTCCATTTAGAGTACTTGTAGCAATTGTAGCTGCTGCTCAAAGTTATATTAAAAACAAAAAATAG
- the ppdK_2 gene encoding Pyruvate, phosphate dikinase: MPGMMDTILNLGMNDNTAEKMITIFKDKVFVHELYCRFIQMFSEIVMGIEKEHFFKLKEQLFAERKDEDKIETYKMVIKASKELYKKKLEKTFLNHQKSNYLWL; the protein is encoded by the coding sequence ATGCCTGGTATGATGGACACTATATTAAATCTTGGAATGAATGATAATACAGCTGAAAAAATGATAACTATATTCAAAGATAAAGTTTTTGTTCATGAGCTATACTGCAGATTTATTCAAATGTTCTCTGAAATTGTAATGGGAATCGAAAAAGAGCATTTCTTTAAATTAAAAGAACAGCTTTTTGCTGAAAGAAAAGATGAAGATAAAATAGAAACATATAAAATGGTAATTAAAGCATCTAAAGAATTATACAAAAAGAAACTGGAAAAGACTTTCCTGAATCACCAAAAGAGCAATTATTTATGGCTGTAA
- the ppdK_3 gene encoding Pyruvate, phosphate dikinase, translated as MKKVYAFNEGGKDLINILGGKGGNLSEMKKIGLPIPEGIIVSTTACKEFFKDGKKITKELENEILEKLEYLQEVTGKNLKVKILY; from the coding sequence ATGAAAAAAGTTTATGCATTTAATGAAGGTGGCAAAGATTTAATAAACATATTAGGAGGAAAAGGTGGTAACCTTTCTGAAATGAAAAAAATAGGACTTCCTATCCCAGAAGGTATTATTGTTTCCACTACAGCATGTAAAGAATTTTTTAAAGATGGGAAAAAAATAACAAAAGAGTTAGAAAATGAAATTTTAGAAAAATTAGAATATTTACAAGAAGTAACTGGAAAAAATTTGAAGGTGAAAATCCTCTATTAG
- the ccpN gene encoding Control catabolite protein of gluconeogenesis: protein MTLTERQKEIIDIVRKYQPITGKEIGERLYLTRSALRTDFSILTKMNILESKPKIGYSYIEKKDSEKVKDIMSPSITVDTNLSVYETILNIFSKDVGTIFITEQDSLVGVVSRKDLLKIAIGRTDIEKIPINIIMTRMPNIIYAEENETILESVKKLIKHQIDSLPVVRIEEKNGKKIYHTVGRLTKTNITKLFMETLSNN, encoded by the coding sequence TTGACACTAACCGAAAGACAGAAAGAAATCATTGATATTGTAAGAAAATATCAACCTATTACTGGAAAAGAGATAGGAGAAAGGCTATATCTTACAAGATCAGCCTTAAGAACTGATTTTTCAATACTTACAAAAATGAATATATTAGAATCTAAACCAAAAATTGGATACAGTTATATTGAAAAAAAAGATTCTGAAAAAGTAAAAGATATTATGAGTCCTTCTATTACTGTAGACACTAATCTTTCAGTTTATGAAACTATTCTTAATATATTTTCCAAAGATGTAGGAACTATTTTTATAACTGAGCAGGATTCACTGGTGGGTGTTGTTTCAAGAAAGGATCTTTTAAAAATAGCCATTGGAAGAACTGATATAGAAAAAATTCCAATAAATATTATAATGACTAGAATGCCTAACATAATATACGCTGAAGAAAATGAAACTATTCTTGAAAGTGTAAAAAAACTTATTAAACATCAAATAGATTCACTACCTGTAGTTAGAATTGAAGAAAAAAATGGAAAAAAAATCTATCATACTGTAGGGCGTTTGACTAAAACTAATATAACAAAGTTATTCATGGAAACTTTATCTAATAATTAA
- the yfcE gene encoding Phosphodiesterase yfcE, with the protein MKLFVISDIHGSLYFLRKVINIFEKEKYDKILILGDELYHGPRNPLPRDYSPKEVIEILNKYKDRIIAVRGNCDSEVDQMVLNYPIMSDYNILFWNNKKIIMTHGHIFNKDNLPPMEEGDILLYGHFHIPFAEKIDEKIFLNPGSISLPKENFENSYGVFQEDYFIIKNLEEKIIKKFKL; encoded by the coding sequence ATGAAATTATTTGTTATATCTGATATTCATGGTTCTTTATATTTTTTAAGAAAAGTTATAAATATATTTGAAAAAGAAAAATATGATAAAATACTTATTCTTGGAGATGAACTTTATCATGGGCCTAGAAATCCTTTGCCAAGAGATTATTCTCCTAAGGAAGTAATAGAAATACTAAATAAATATAAAGATAGAATAATTGCTGTCAGAGGAAACTGTGACAGTGAAGTAGATCAAATGGTACTTAACTATCCAATAATGAGTGACTATAATATTTTATTTTGGAATAATAAAAAAATAATAATGACACATGGTCACATTTTTAATAAAGATAATCTTCCTCCCATGGAAGAAGGAGATATCCTTTTATATGGTCATTTTCATATTCCATTTGCAGAAAAAATAGATGAAAAAATATTTTTAAATCCTGGCTCTATATCTCTACCTAAAGAAAATTTTGAAAATAGTTATGGAGTTTTCCAAGAAGATTATTTTATTATAAAAAATCTTGAAGAAAAAATTATAAAAAAATTTAAACTATAA
- the nadD gene encoding Probable nicotinate-nucleotide adenylyltransferase: MKIGIYGGSFNPVHNGHLNIVKYVLNQLKLDKIIVIPVGKPSHRADNLESGILRTEMCRAAFENISGVEVSGIETDKDKISYTINTLKKL; encoded by the coding sequence GTGAAAATAGGTATATATGGTGGCAGTTTCAATCCTGTCCACAATGGACATTTAAATATAGTAAAATATGTTCTTAATCAATTAAAACTTGATAAAATCATCGTTATTCCTGTGGGAAAACCATCTCATAGAGCTGATAATTTAGAATCAGGCATCTTAAGAACCGAAATGTGCAGAGCAGCTTTTGAAAATATTTCTGGCGTAGAAGTTTCAGGAATAGAAACTGATAAGGATAAAATTTCATATACAATAAATACTTTAAAAAAATTATAG
- the manP_1 gene encoding EIIBCA-Man encodes MLKYFNNKLITTIEGKHSKEEVLKILVDLIRENTDILDNETDFYDNILAREKVGSTGIGMGIALPHARCENIKKIVVAVGLLKESVDFHSLDGENVKLVVLVGAPKKSAKEYLALVSDLVRAFRNPKTRTSIFEAVDKQELIGILAELKK; translated from the coding sequence ATGTTAAAGTACTTCAATAATAAACTCATAACTACAATAGAGGGGAAACATTCAAAAGAAGAAGTATTAAAAATATTAGTGGATCTCATTAGAGAAAATACTGACATTTTAGATAATGAAACTGATTTCTATGACAATATTTTAGCCAGAGAAAAAGTCGGAAGTACAGGAATAGGTATGGGAATAGCTTTGCCTCATGCTAGATGTGAAAATATAAAAAAGATAGTAGTTGCAGTAGGACTTTTAAAAGAAAGTGTAGATTTCCATTCTCTTGATGGAGAAAATGTAAAACTTGTGGTTCTAGTGGGAGCTCCAAAAAAATCTGCAAAAGAATATTTAGCTCTTGTTTCTGATTTAGTTAGAGCTTTCAGAAATCCTAAAACTCGAACATCTATCTTTGAAGCAGTTGATAAACAAGAACTCATTGGTATATTGGCGGAGTTAAAAAAGTGA
- the lpxK gene encoding Tetraacyldisaccharide 4'-kinase, with the protein MRILSFIYYLITSFRNFLYDKGILPAKKVSDVEVICIGNITVGGTGKTPAVQYFTKKLQKMGRKVAVVSRGYRGKRKREPLLVSDGREIFATTRESGDEPFIHALNLKVPVIVSSNRYKGCLFAKKHFGVDTIVLDDGFQHRKLSRDRDIVLIDATNPFGWGELLPKGMLREDFKKAAKRASEFIITKSDLVSDREVERIKKYLRKKLEKEVSTAKHGVTSLCDLKGNPKPLFWIKGKRVLLFSGLANPLNFEKTVISLEPSYIERVDFMDHHNFKKRDIELIQKRADSMQASFIITTEKDLVKLPRDLNIENLFVLKIEFTILEDNSLKNIGGKTNNE; encoded by the coding sequence ATGAGGATATTATCATTTATATATTATTTAATAACTTCTTTTAGAAACTTTCTCTATGATAAAGGAATACTTCCTGCTAAAAAAGTATCAGATGTTGAAGTAATTTGTATAGGAAATATTACAGTTGGTGGAACAGGAAAAACTCCAGCAGTCCAATATTTTACCAAAAAACTTCAAAAAATGGGAAGAAAAGTAGCAGTAGTTTCCAGAGGATACAGAGGGAAAAGAAAAAGAGAGCCTCTTTTAGTCAGTGATGGTCGCGAAATATTTGCCACTACTCGAGAAAGTGGTGATGAACCATTTATCCATGCTCTCAATTTAAAAGTACCTGTTATTGTAAGTTCTAATAGATACAAAGGCTGTCTATTTGCTAAAAAACATTTTGGAGTTGATACAATAGTTCTTGATGATGGATTTCAACACAGGAAACTTTCAAGAGATAGAGATATTGTACTTATAGATGCAACAAATCCTTTTGGTTGGGGAGAGCTGCTTCCTAAAGGAATGTTGAGAGAAGATTTCAAAAAAGCTGCTAAAAGAGCCAGTGAATTTATAATAACAAAATCTGACCTTGTCAGTGACAGAGAAGTAGAAAGAATAAAAAAATACTTAAGAAAAAAATTAGAAAAAGAGGTTTCTACAGCTAAGCATGGAGTAACCTCACTTTGTGATTTAAAAGGAAATCCAAAACCTCTTTTCTGGATAAAAGGGAAAAGAGTTCTTTTATTTTCAGGTTTAGCTAATCCACTAAATTTTGAAAAAACAGTTATATCATTAGAACCCTCTTACATAGAAAGAGTTGATTTTATGGATCATCATAATTTTAAAAAAAGAGATATTGAACTTATTCAAAAGAGAGCAGACAGTATGCAGGCATCTTTCATTATAACAACTGAAAAAGACCTTGTAAAACTTCCTAGAGATTTGAATATTGAAAACCTTTTTGTATTAAAAATAGAATTTACAATTTTAGAAGATAATAGTCTAAAAAATATCGGAGGAAAAACAAATAATGAATAG
- the glgX gene encoding Glycogen debranching enzyme — protein sequence MCVWEAGVPKLGVTIESEGINFAIFAKNKKKVVLNIYSSGSDVAPKKSFILDPTINKTGNIWHIFLKETSTKTLYTWKLDDSPELLDPYALSYTNNKNYSRRKSIAVKKDYVRTKHLNTELENTIIYEVHIKLFTQNFNSMVKFPGTYGGFIEKIPYLKELGITAVEFLPVYEWDDFTGNTGMTNGAKLKNIWGYNPIGFFAPTKKFSKNQTLDSDSEIVEFKELVKNLHDHGIEVILDVVYNHTAEGGNGGKIYNFKAMDNKTFYMLENNDTQYKNYSGCGNTFNCNNKVVKDIIVDSLRYWYLEMGVDGFRFDLASVLGRGEDGQWSEVSLLNELVQDPILSHCKLISESWDLGGYYVGDMPAGWSEWNGKYRDVVRKFIKGEFGLIPELLKRIFGSPDIFKRNNRGPMSNINFVTCHDGFTMWDLVSYNNKHNLNNGENNNDGENNNNSYNYGIEGGTDDPAILEIRKRQIKNMFLILFISQGVPMLLMGDEMGRTQFGNNNAYCQNNRSTWLDWERGAKFYEITNFVKNMIKIRKKYSIFRRKNYLELSECEDCDVSLHGVKLNSPDYSYYSLSIAFVLHDTETDTSFYIALNSYHEELAFELPILQNKKWYLLVDTSKPEKENFREDTEALFEKKYLVQPRSSIILISK from the coding sequence ATGTGTGTTTGGGAAGCTGGGGTTCCTAAATTAGGGGTAACCATAGAAAGTGAAGGAATTAATTTTGCTATATTTGCTAAAAATAAGAAAAAAGTAGTTTTAAATATTTATAGTTCAGGTTCAGATGTAGCTCCTAAAAAAAGTTTTATTTTAGATCCTACTATAAATAAAACAGGAAATATATGGCATATATTTTTAAAAGAAACTTCTACTAAAACTTTATATACATGGAAATTAGATGATTCTCCTGAATTATTAGATCCTTATGCCTTATCTTATACAAATAATAAGAATTATTCAAGAAGGAAAAGTATAGCTGTAAAAAAAGATTATGTGAGGACAAAACATTTAAATACAGAATTGGAAAATACAATTATTTATGAAGTACATATAAAGCTTTTTACTCAAAATTTTAATTCAATGGTAAAATTTCCTGGAACATATGGTGGATTTATAGAAAAAATACCATATTTAAAAGAATTAGGAATAACAGCAGTAGAATTTTTGCCAGTGTATGAGTGGGACGATTTTACAGGAAATACTGGAATGACAAATGGAGCGAAATTAAAAAATATATGGGGATATAATCCAATAGGCTTTTTTGCACCAACTAAAAAATTCTCTAAGAATCAAACTTTAGATTCTGATAGTGAAATAGTTGAATTTAAAGAGTTAGTAAAAAATCTTCATGACCATGGAATAGAAGTGATTTTAGATGTAGTGTATAATCATACTGCTGAAGGTGGAAATGGAGGAAAAATATATAATTTTAAAGCAATGGACAACAAAACTTTTTATATGCTTGAAAATAATGACACACAATATAAAAATTATTCAGGTTGTGGAAATACATTCAATTGTAATAATAAAGTAGTAAAAGACATTATTGTAGATTCTTTGAGATATTGGTATCTTGAAATGGGAGTAGATGGATTTAGATTTGATTTAGCTTCTGTTCTTGGAAGAGGTGAAGATGGACAATGGAGCGAGGTTTCTCTTCTAAATGAATTAGTGCAGGATCCTATTTTATCACATTGTAAATTAATATCAGAAAGTTGGGATCTTGGTGGATACTATGTTGGAGATATGCCAGCAGGTTGGAGTGAATGGAATGGAAAATATAGAGATGTTGTTAGAAAATTCATAAAAGGAGAGTTTGGTTTAATACCTGAATTATTGAAAAGGATATTTGGAAGCCCTGATATTTTCAAAAGAAATAATAGAGGTCCAATGAGTAATATAAATTTTGTTACTTGTCATGATGGCTTTACAATGTGGGATCTTGTTAGTTATAATAATAAACATAACCTCAATAATGGAGAAAATAATAATGATGGGGAAAATAATAATAATTCATATAATTATGGAATAGAAGGTGGAACAGATGATCCTGCTATTCTTGAAATTAGGAAAAGACAGATTAAAAATATGTTTTTAATACTTTTTATTTCTCAAGGAGTTCCAATGCTACTTATGGGAGATGAAATGGGAAGAACCCAGTTTGGAAATAATAATGCTTACTGCCAAAATAATCGTTCAACATGGTTAGATTGGGAAAGAGGAGCAAAATTTTATGAAATAACTAATTTTGTAAAGAACATGATAAAAATTCGTAAAAAGTATTCTATATTTAGAAGAAAAAATTATTTGGAACTTTCAGAGTGTGAAGACTGTGATGTTTCACTTCATGGAGTAAAGCTTAATTCTCCAGATTATTCATATTATTCACTAAGTATAGCATTTGTTCTTCACGATACTGAAACTGATACATCATTTTATATAGCTTTAAATTCTTATCATGAAGAATTAGCATTTGAACTTCCAATTCTCCAAAATAAAAAATGGTATTTGTTGGTTGATACTTCAAAACCAGAAAAAGAGAATTTCAGAGAAGACACAGAGGCTTTATTTGAAAAAAAATATCTAGTTCAACCAAGAAGTTCTATAATCTTAATAAGTAAGTAA
- a CDS encoding Predicted membrane protein produces MLNKLKNSFLYFSMLFFITGISCFIAYNWNKMESFTKISIPIILIILGVIGWFAFQNRVLYRQLFLFHHHFL; encoded by the coding sequence ATGCTTAATAAATTAAAAAATTCTTTTTTATATTTTTCAATGTTGTTTTTTATAACTGGAATATCATGTTTTATTGCATATAATTGGAATAAAATGGAAAGTTTTACTAAAATATCTATTCCTATAATTTTGATTATATTAGGTGTAATAGGATGGTTTGCTTTTCAAAACAGAGTATTGTATAGGCAACTTTTTCTTTTTCATCATCATTTTTTATAG